The Macaca fascicularis isolate 582-1 chromosome 1, T2T-MFA8v1.1 genome includes a window with the following:
- the SMIM42 gene encoding small integral membrane protein 42, whose amino-acid sequence MSSPQLPAFLWDKGTLTTAVSNPAYLVNVLFFFTPLMTLVTVLILVWKVTKDKSNKNGETHPRKEATRLP is encoded by the coding sequence ATGTCCTCCCCACAACTTCCAGCTTTCTTATGGGACAAGGGTACCCTCACCACTGCCGTATCTAATCCTGCTTACCTGGTAAACGTTCTCTTCTTCTTTACACCCCTGATGACTCTGGTCACTGTACTCATCTTGGTCTGGAAagtaaccaaagacaaaagcaaCAAGAACGGAGAGACACACCCAAGAAAGGAGGCAACACGGCTGCCATAA